A genomic window from Desulforegula conservatrix Mb1Pa includes:
- a CDS encoding transposase has product MSERQSLSHSTWECKYHVVWIPKYRKKTIYVELRKYLGDVFRDLARQ; this is encoded by the coding sequence ATGAGCGAGAGACAAAGCCTAAGCCATAGTACCTGGGAATGCAAGTATCATGTAGTATGGATTCCAAAGTATAGAAAAAAGACTATTTATGTAGAATTGAGGAAATATTTGGGAGATGTATTTCGAGATTTGGCCAGACAAAA
- a CDS encoding VOC family protein, which produces MRFAHTNIASKDWKRLADFYIKVFDCKIKPPERNLSGDWLDQATGLKNARLRGAHLLLPGHGDNGPTLEIFTYEEMSQSKEIMANYTGLTHIAFEVLDVKSTLEKALENGAERLGTIIERPIENVGILKFVYFRDPDGNIIEIQSWEK; this is translated from the coding sequence ATGCGTTTTGCCCATACAAATATTGCGTCAAAAGACTGGAAGAGGCTTGCCGATTTTTACATCAAAGTATTTGACTGCAAAATCAAGCCGCCTGAACGGAATCTTTCAGGAGACTGGCTGGATCAGGCCACTGGATTGAAAAATGCCAGACTCAGGGGAGCTCATCTTCTCCTTCCGGGTCATGGAGACAATGGGCCGACGCTCGAAATTTTCACATATGAAGAGATGAGCCAAAGCAAAGAGATAATGGCAAATTACACAGGCCTTACCCATATTGCCTTTGAAGTTTTAGACGTGAAGTCGACTCTGGAAAAAGCCCTTGAAAACGGCGCGGAGCGGCTTGGTACAATAATTGAAAGACCGATAGAAAATGTGGGTATTCTGAAGTTTGTCTATTTCAGAGATCCGGACGGCAATATCATAGAAATTCAATCATGGGAAAAATGA
- a CDS encoding rod-binding protein, translated as MDIKDRINQASIQSDQEKNLRAKFAGKPGQKAPWLSEAKEKKLKESCKDFEAVFTNMMLQSMRKTLPGDSLFGKSLASDIFQSMYDQNLASQISKNGEGLGLSGMAYKDLKTKITGVHEAPVKPPSKFYRDVSSGFEVNEKSETGAVEQKESEQDDDLKADLFSVI; from the coding sequence ATGGATATAAAAGACAGAATCAATCAGGCTTCAATTCAGTCAGACCAGGAAAAGAATCTCAGGGCAAAATTTGCCGGCAAGCCAGGTCAGAAAGCGCCGTGGCTTAGTGAGGCTAAAGAAAAGAAACTCAAGGAATCCTGCAAAGACTTTGAGGCGGTTTTTACCAATATGATGCTTCAGTCCATGCGCAAAACCCTGCCCGGAGATTCTCTTTTCGGCAAGAGTCTGGCGTCGGATATTTTCCAGTCCATGTATGATCAGAACCTTGCAAGCCAGATATCAAAAAATGGCGAGGGCCTGGGGCTTTCAGGCATGGCATACAAGGATCTAAAGACCAAGATTACGGGTGTTCATGAAGCTCCTGTAAAACCTCCTTCAAAATTCTACAGGGACGTATCCTCTGGCTTCGAAGTAAATGAAAAAAGTGAAACTGGGGCGGTGGAGCAGAAAGAATCCGAACAGGACGATGATTTGAAGGCGGATTTGTTTTCAGTAATTTGA
- a CDS encoding flagellar basal body P-ring protein FlgI, giving the protein MRGSICILSFVLLCSLFAGSASAARIKDIASIKGIRNNQIVGYGLVVGLNGTGDKGGSGFTMQSLANMMERMGIRVDKNQLKVKNVAAVMVTSEIPPFARVGGRLDIAVSSVGDAKSLAGGTLLMTPLKGADDNIYAIAQGPLAIGGVGAEGGGGGAVKNHLLVGRIVGGATVEKEVPFDLDGKKELTMFLSNPDFTTAQRVAERINGFMGAGTAKAVDSGTIMLEIPAKLKGNVATFVSEIETLDVKPDSDAKIIVNEKTGTVVIGENVRISKVAISHGNLSITVQNSQQVSQPPPLSGGQTVTTPTTNVSIKEEKQKLVVLPESATIGDLVKALNALGVTPRDMISIFQSIKAAGALQADLEII; this is encoded by the coding sequence ATGCGTGGTTCTATTTGTATTCTATCATTTGTTTTGCTTTGTTCTTTGTTTGCCGGAAGCGCGTCAGCGGCCCGCATAAAGGATATTGCCTCCATAAAAGGTATAAGAAACAACCAGATTGTCGGATATGGTCTTGTGGTTGGTCTTAACGGAACCGGAGACAAGGGTGGCAGCGGTTTCACCATGCAGTCCCTTGCGAATATGATGGAAAGAATGGGCATAAGAGTCGACAAGAACCAGCTAAAGGTAAAAAACGTGGCGGCTGTAATGGTCACTTCGGAAATTCCTCCTTTTGCCAGGGTAGGCGGACGGCTTGACATAGCGGTTTCATCGGTTGGAGACGCGAAGAGCCTCGCCGGAGGCACGCTTCTGATGACTCCCCTAAAGGGCGCAGACGATAATATTTATGCGATTGCCCAGGGGCCTCTTGCAATTGGAGGCGTCGGTGCCGAAGGTGGTGGTGGCGGAGCCGTCAAAAATCATCTCCTAGTGGGAAGAATAGTAGGAGGCGCGACCGTCGAAAAAGAAGTCCCCTTTGATCTTGACGGGAAAAAAGAGCTCACCATGTTTCTTTCAAATCCTGATTTTACAACAGCCCAGAGAGTCGCTGAAAGGATCAATGGCTTTATGGGCGCAGGTACTGCCAAGGCTGTAGATTCAGGAACGATAATGCTGGAAATTCCGGCCAAGCTTAAGGGCAATGTTGCCACATTCGTATCAGAAATCGAAACCCTCGATGTCAAGCCTGACAGCGACGCTAAAATCATTGTCAACGAGAAAACCGGGACTGTTGTCATTGGTGAGAATGTGAGGATTTCGAAGGTGGCCATATCCCATGGTAATCTGAGCATAACTGTCCAGAACAGTCAGCAGGTTTCCCAGCCGCCTCCGCTTTCAGGAGGGCAGACTGTTACGACTCCGACCACAAACGTGAGTATAAAGGAAGAGAAACAGAAGCTTGTTGTCCTTCCTGAGAGCGCAACCATCGGAGATCTTGTCAAGGCTCTTAATGCGCTGGGAGTTACTCCGAGGGATATGATAAGCATATTTCAGAGCATTAAAGCAGCCGGCGCACTTCAGGCTGATCTAGAGATAATATAG